DNA from Aggregatimonas sangjinii:
TACCCTAAACCAAACAACCTCATTATTTGAATAGAAAGACGATAAGACAGTAAAAGTAGAATCGTTGCTAATATTCTATTGGCCAACTTATTATGTTTAGTCGATTTAAGGAGGATAAATCCATAAATCATTCCTTGAATAGAGCCAATAGCGAGTAGAAGTATGATTACGATTGTTCCTATGTCCATAATCCTTGAAATACTGAGTATTTTGTCCTTTTAAAAATGCCTATACGATTGTTTAGGTCTAATTACCTACAATACCTACCATAAATTTAGCCCTGTTGTAATTTATTTTGCAGTTCTTGCTTGAGTTTTTCCACCAGTTCGGGGTGTTTGTCAGCAACATTTTTGGTTTCTCTATCCTTAGTCGTATGGTCGTACAGTTCTACAAAGCCATCTTTATGAAGTGTCAAGCGATGTGTTGCCGTTCGTATGGTAGAGACGTCTTTATAATAAGCTATGGCGGGATGCCCTTTCTTAGTCGGATTGTTCAATATATTTTTTAAAGATTCTCCCTGTGCGAACTTAGGAATCTCGACTCCCGTTAAATCGCAAAGCGTAGGAAAGATATCGAGTGTCTCGACCATGGCATCGGTTTTAGTGTCTTTTTGGTCCATTCCGGGATAACTGATGATCATTGGGGAATGTAGCGACTCCTCGAATAGACTATGCTTTCCCCAAATGGCATGTTCCCCAAGATGCCATCCGTGATCGCCCCAAAGTACGACAATAGTGTTTTTGTCGGCTCCTGTGCGAGCCAACTCCGCCAAGATTTTTCCGACCTGAGCATCGGCGTAACTGATTGCGGCAGCATAATGGCGGCGTACCTCCTCGGCAAAGCTTTTATCCTCGTTAGGATCATTTCCCCAGCGGTTATACTGCTTAAATTCTCCTGAACCGTGCCAGGTCGTTCTTCCTTCCGGCTTTTGCGGATGTGGTATTGGCGGAAGTTCGACTCCTTCATACTGGTCAAAATACGATTTTGGCGCGCCGAAAGGCAAATGTGGTCTTATGATGCCAACGGCCAGAAAGAACGGTTTTTTATCGTTCATGGAAAGTGCTCCCAGTTGAGCGACCGCCTCATTTGCAATCGCCCCGTCAGGGTAGATGGTATCATCTCCCTCAGTGGTCTGATAAACGTCCATCTCGCTGCTCTTGATTCGTGTTTCGCCATTTGCCAGACCATGCATTGCACCACGCGGATGCTCCCATTCCGAAACGGGCATCAAATGCTTATCCCATGCATTGGGCATCTCTACAATAGAGCTGTCATTCCAATTTTCACCACCTCTTCCCCCTGGATGATGGGATACTTTTCCAACGGATACCGTTGTGTAGCCGTACGCTTTAAACCACTCCGGCATGCTTGGGTCGATTTTTTCAGTGCCCTTCGCCAGTTCGTTCGCTCTCAGAAAAAGGGCATTGTTGCCGGCCGGTCCGTATTTGCCAGTCAACAATGTATAGCGCGATGGGCCGCAACTCGGCGCATTGACGAAATGTTTCTGGAAAGAGACCCCATTTTGGGCCAATTGATCAATATTCGAGGAACTTATATAGGATGCGCCAAAACTTTTCAGCTCAGGGCGCAGGTCATCCACACAAATAAGCAGCACATTTGGCTTTTGTGCGGTTTCCGTCATTTCTTTTTTATTTTCTTTACAAGAAATGAAACTCCCGAATGCTAGTGCTATCAGCAATAGTAGTATTCCCTTTTTCATACGTGCTGTCTTCTTGGTTTCCATATCTTTTCCTTTTTCACGTCACTTGCGCCATCTCCTCAACTAATAATCATTTTGTGACTCGAGGTAAAATAGTACTTCAAAATCTAGAGACTGTTTGGAAATATGTCGTTAGAATTGTTATGATCTATTTTTGATGCATTATGAGGCAAAATTTTTGAGCATAGCAGCGCTACGGTCAAAAATTTTAACGAAATAAGGCGCAAAAAGAGGCTTTAAGAAAATAAGCGAGATATTTCCAAACAGTCTCTAAGTTACTTTTATTTTGTAAGCACGACATATTTAAAGGGCATTGAATTATCGATTGCGCATCGAATTAGTACGCGTGTATCCGCTGAAGCGGACGACTAGCAGCGGTATACGGATGGATATTGATCTTTGTTTCTCCAATCTTTCCTTTCAATTTGCATTAAGACAACGTCATTCTTGGTGATATATAGAATAAGTTAACTAGGATAGTAACTAGAAAAGTAAACGAATTTCGTGGGATGCGTTCCGTGAGCCTACAGTACTCTGGTAGATTTACATAAAGTCTAGGACTGGGCTCCATACTTTTTTTGTTCTGTATAGAAGCTGTACTTTTAATTCTTGATAGATCGACTAAAAGACTTGAAATGCATGTACTAGAAGATTTGATAGCCTTGTTGACCCTCAAGAAAGTGGACGATACCATTTATGAGGGAGAAAACTATCAGGCTCCTTGGGGTAGGGTTTTTGGAGGTCAGGTATTGGGGCAATCGCTGCACGCCGCTTACCAGACCGTTCCAGATGATCGTGTCGTACATTCCCTTCATGGCTATTTTATTCTGGGTGGGGATTTAAGATATCCGATACGTTATGAAGTAGATACCATTCGAAATGGAGGAAGTTTTACCACCAGACGTGTCGTGGCGAAGCAAAACGGAAAGGCCATCTTCAATATGGCGGCATCCTTTCAGGTCAGGGCGGAAGGCGTGGATCATCAGATTCCCATGCCGAATCTGATTCCTCCGGAGAAGTTGACCACCAGCCTTGAACAGCTAGAGGAAATCAAAGAAACATTCCCCAGTGCATACCATCGCTTAAGAGCGATCCAACCCAAAGTATTCGATTTTAAACCGGTTGAAAAGTTTACCGCGCAATTGGCGAAAAATGGGTCTCCTTTTTTCAATATTTGGCTTCGTACGGCAGAAAAGGCGCCGATAGATTTAAGGATGCAACATCAGTTGATGGCCTATGCCTCCGACTATAATTTGCTCACTACGGCAACCTTACCGCATCGCGAGAAGCTCAACAAGGGAAA
Protein-coding regions in this window:
- a CDS encoding sulfatase gives rise to the protein METKKTARMKKGILLLLIALAFGSFISCKENKKEMTETAQKPNVLLICVDDLRPELKSFGASYISSSNIDQLAQNGVSFQKHFVNAPSCGPSRYTLLTGKYGPAGNNALFLRANELAKGTEKIDPSMPEWFKAYGYTTVSVGKVSHHPGGRGGENWNDSSIVEMPNAWDKHLMPVSEWEHPRGAMHGLANGETRIKSSEMDVYQTTEGDDTIYPDGAIANEAVAQLGALSMNDKKPFFLAVGIIRPHLPFGAPKSYFDQYEGVELPPIPHPQKPEGRTTWHGSGEFKQYNRWGNDPNEDKSFAEEVRRHYAAAISYADAQVGKILAELARTGADKNTIVVLWGDHGWHLGEHAIWGKHSLFEESLHSPMIISYPGMDQKDTKTDAMVETLDIFPTLCDLTGVEIPKFAQGESLKNILNNPTKKGHPAIAYYKDVSTIRTATHRLTLHKDGFVELYDHTTKDRETKNVADKHPELVEKLKQELQNKLQQG
- a CDS encoding acyl-CoA thioesterase; this translates as MHVLEDLIALLTLKKVDDTIYEGENYQAPWGRVFGGQVLGQSLHAAYQTVPDDRVVHSLHGYFILGGDLRYPIRYEVDTIRNGGSFTTRRVVAKQNGKAIFNMAASFQVRAEGVDHQIPMPNLIPPEKLTTSLEQLEEIKETFPSAYHRLRAIQPKVFDFKPVEKFTAQLAKNGSPFFNIWLRTAEKAPIDLRMQHQLMAYASDYNLLTTATLPHREKLNKGNTFYASLDHAIWFHRDFDIQNWLLYSMDSPSASNSRGFARGSIFDRKGILVASVAQEGLMREQVI